In one window of Zingiber officinale cultivar Zhangliang chromosome 11A, Zo_v1.1, whole genome shotgun sequence DNA:
- the LOC122031637 gene encoding U-box domain-containing protein 4-like has product MLVEQLSAGSQEVKVVATRELRLMAKIGKENSCSRECPDYILNISIHDENKRKIMEENGCLELIVYVLRYGLTTEARENAAATLFSLSAVHDFKKMIVDEHGVVAALADLLMQGSPRGKKDAVMALFNLLTHPESWSQMLNMGAVSALAGALRDEIVAEEVAGALTLLMRHHILAQTIASEDTAITNLVGLMKRGTPKAKENAIAALQEMCRRGGLNVI; this is encoded by the exons ATGCTAGTAGAACAATTATCAGCTGGTTCGCAGGAAGTGAAGGTTGTCGCAACCCGTGAACTCCGATTAATGGCAAAAATCGGGAAGGAGAATAG TTGCTCAAGAGAATGCCCTGACTACATATTGAACATATctattcatgatgaaaacaagagaaAGATTATGGAGGAGAATGGTTGTTTGGAATTAATAGTATATGTTCTGAGATATGGGTTAACTACTGAGGCAAGGGAGAATGCAGCTGCTACATTGTTCAGCCTCTCTGCTGTCCATGACTTCAAGAAGATGATTGTGGATGAGCATGGTGTTGTTGCAGCACTAGCTGATTTGCTGATGCAGGGAAGCCCAAGGGGAAAGAAAGATGCAGTGATGGCCTTGTTTAATCTTTTGACCCATCCTGAGAGCTGGTCCCAAATGTTGAATATGGGAGCAGTTTCAGCCCTGGCGGGAGCTTTGAGAGATGAAATTGTTGCTGAGGAGGTTGCTGGAGCTCTGACATTGCTTATGAGGCATCACATTCTGGCGCAGACAATTGCAAGTGAGGATACTGCAATCACAAATCTGGTAGGGTTAATGAAAAGGGGCACCCCTAAGGCAAAGGAGAATGCAATTGCAGCTTTGCAAGAAATGTGCAGACGTGGAGGATTAAATGTGATATAG